Proteins from one Sabethes cyaneus chromosome 2, idSabCyanKW18_F2, whole genome shotgun sequence genomic window:
- the LOC128735917 gene encoding uncharacterized protein LOC128735917 → MERKLMQEKYSLLEELEEERDRASNRSQVSRRSKQQRVNEWVEQQSSKDGAVGGIPQEPATERQAAPNPAKGPQRQQEETVAILPPHHGNQLQHTGAILKTVPNVLSNGRAPTSIGNTIPSLPPVLPLGKPPIKSIPKTKTSAQPSNHYQETLDKLGAISPVLKNTNPVEPTKTMPTSQNQHTSTCPTSTPIGRKESQSVHVNPCPNANDPSSNVNPTFMAARMPEAGPSPSQLAARQIMPRNLPPFAGNPADWPLFISAFVNTTAACGYSSVENLTRLQRCLKGAAYEAVRSCLLLAASVPQVINTLQLLYGRPELLINVLLDKVRSTPAPKVERLETLIEFGMAVQSLCDHLEAAGQQSHLTNPCLLMELVDKLPAHVKMEWANFMQQYPEVNLKTFGDFMNGVVISSSKVTQYTGGFGKEASKEQLKIKNKGLINAHINQPELPKDDYKQCGICNRRGHRVRGCDTFKSLSIDERWKAAQTNEVCRSCLNAHGRRSCRNSVQCGINGCTFRHHPLLHSNRNNQLSGGSGRPKVVTSIETAGNHAHRMPDQSLLFRIIPITLYGPKKTVRTFAFLDDGSSLTLVEEELARNIGASGISAPLCLTWTEDVSRIEAESKQLQLEVSSAYGGKHYPLKNIRTVKKLALPGQTLPINEFMNKFKFLRGLPLSDYDHSY, encoded by the coding sequence ATGGAGAGAAAACTCATGCAGGAAAAATATTCCCTGCTTGAAGAGCTTGAAGAAGAACGCGATAGAGCGAGCAACCGTAGCCAAGTGAGTCGACGATCCAAGCAACAACGTGTCAACGAATGGGTGGAGCAGCAGTCATCTAAAGATGGAGCCGTAGGGGGAATACCTCAAGAGCCAGCTACGGAGCGTCAGGCAGCGCCCAACCCAGCGAAGGGACCGCAAAGGCAGCAAGAAGAAACCGTAGCGATCCTGCCACCACACCACGGGAATCAGCTGCAGCACACAGGCGCAATTCTCAAAACGGTGCCAAATGTGCTGTCTAACGGTCGCGCCCCGACCTCCATTGGTAACACTATCCCCTCTTTACCCCCCGTACTGCCACTAGGTAAGCCACCAATAAAGTCCATTCCAAAAACGAAAACTTCTGCTCAGCCGAGCAATCATTATCAAGAGACACTTGATAAATTGGGAGCAATTAGTCCGGTACTCAAAAATACAAATCCAGTTGAACCTACCAAGACTATGCCTACTTCTCAAAATCAACATACCTCCACTTGCCCAACTTCTACCCCTATAGGGAGAAAAGAAAGTCAATCGGTTCATGTCAATCCATGTCCCAATGCTAACGATCCATCGTCAAATGTTAATCCTACGTTTATGGCAGCAAGAATGCCAGAAGCAGGTCCTTCCCCCTCGCAGTTAGCCGCACGACAAATAATGCCCCGCAATCTTCCCCCTTTCGCCGGTAACCCCGCGGACTGGCCTCTTTTCATTAGTGCGTTCGTAAATACAACCGCCGCGTGTGGATATTCCAGTGTTGAAAATTTAACCAGATTGCAACGATGCCTGAAAGGTGCAGCCTACGAAGCCGTAAGAAGCTGTCTCCTACTGGCAGCATCGGTGCCACAAGTGATCAACACCCTTCAGCTGCTTTACGGACGCCCGGAACTGCTGATCAACGTACTGTTGGATAAAGTTCGATCAACTCCTGCACCTAAGGTGGAGCGACTCGAAACGCTTATCGAATTTGGGATGGCGGTTCAAAGTTTGTGCGACCACCTGGAGGCAGCAGGTCAGCAGTCTCACCTGACGAACCCGTGTTTACTGATGGAGCTGGTGGACAAGTTGCCTGCACATGTGAAGATGGAGTGGGCGAATTTCATGCAGCAGTATCCAGAGGTGAATCTCAAGACCTTCGGGGATTTTATGAACGGCGTGGTGATATCGTCCAGTAAAGTGACCCAGTACACTGGAGGATTCGGAAAAGAAGCTAGTAAGGAACAGTTGAAAATAAAGAACAAGGGTTTGATCAATGCTCATATCAACCAGCCGGAACTGCCAAAGGATGACTATAAGCAATGTGGTATTTGCAACCGTCGAGGACATCGAGTGCGGGGTTGCGACACGTTCAAATCGCTCTCCATCGATGAACGGTGGAAGGCAGCGCAAACCAATGAAGTCTGTCGTAGCTGCTTAAATGCGCATGGCAGAAGAAGTTGTCGAAATTCAGTCCAGTGTGGAATTAACGGATGCACTTTCCGCCATCATCCGTTACTCCATTCTAACCGTAACAATCAACTGTCCGGTGGATCTGGAAGACCGAAGGTAGTGACCAGCATCGAAACCGCTGGTAATCATGCACATCGGATGCCGGACCAATCGTTACTGTTCCGCATCATCCCGATAACGCTTTACGGACCGAAAAAAACGGTAAGAACCTTCGCTTTCCTGGACGATGGCTCATCCCTTACACTCGTCGAAGAGGAATTAGCGCGTAACATCGGTGCGAGCGGCATATCGGCACCATTGTGTCTTACTTGGACGGAAGACGTCTCCAGGATCGAAGCCGAATCGAAGCAGCTACAGTTGGAGGTATCTAGTGCGTATGGTGGAAAGCATTACccactgaaaaatatacgaaCCGTGAAAAAGCTCGCCTTGCCCGGGCAGACGCTGCCAATCAACGAATTcatgaataaatttaaatttcttcGAGGGCTTCCACTTTCCGACTATGATCACAGCTATTGA